The DNA region GACCGCTTCAATGGCGACCGCCTGCCGAATTCGGTGAAGTTCCTGTCGAATGAATTCGCCGGCTTCATGTTCGGCGGCATGTACTCGTTCGGCAATGTCGCGGGCGATTTCCACCAGGACAGCGCATGGAGCGTCGGCGCCCACTATGCGAACGGACCGTTCACAATGGGCGCGGCCTATACGCAGCTGAATAATCCGCACGGCATCTACGCCTTCGATCCGTACGCCATGCTCGGCGTGCACACCTTCCTCGGCCAGCAGACGGTGACCGTCGATCCGGCGACTGGCGCGAGAACCGATCTCTTTGCGAGCAATCCGTTTCCCGTGGACAAGCAGGGCACATTCGGCGTCGGCACGAGCTACGCGATCGGCGACGTGACACTGATGGGTAACTTCACCTATACGACGATCAAGGGCCTGGGCGTCACGTCGCACATGAAGGTGGGTGAAGGCGGCGCGAGCTGGCAGGTGACGCCGGCGTTCAGCGTGGTCGGCGGGTACCAGTACACGAACTTCGAAGGGCATCACTGGAATCAGGGTTCGCTGGGTGCGCACTATCTGCTGTCCAAGCGCACGGACGTCTATATTTCAGGTGATTATCTGAAGGCGTCGAGCGGCGTGGATGCGGTGATCGGCTATAGCTTCACGCCGTCCACCACGACGACCCAGGCCGATGTGCGTATCGGCATGCGGCACTCGTTCTGACGCTGGTTTGATTTGCCTTGTTCGCAAAGAACAAGGCAAATCGGTCAAATAGCACCGCATTCAAGGCACTGCGCTTTCTCGTGGCATATTTGGATTGCCACCACCACCATGACGCAGCGGACTCCGGTCGCTGCGCGGACTCGTACCGAACCGCGCGCGATAGGTCCGCGAGAAGTGCGACGGCGACTCGAATCCGCACGCCACGCAGATCGCCGTAATCGACATGTCCGTCTGCCTCAAAAGCTCGCGCGCGCGATCCAGCCGCAATTGCAGATAGAAATGCGTGGGCGTGTCCTTTAGCGATGAACAGAAAAGCCGCTCCAGCTGTCTGCGCGTGACGCCGATTTCCTGCGCGAGATCGGCGGGCGCGAGCGGTTCTTCCATGTTCTGCTCCATGACACCGATCACCTGAATCAGCTTGCGGTTATGCACGCCGTAACGCGCCGCGATTTCCATGCGCTGATGATCGGAGCGCTGGCGGATGCGGCTTACGACGAATTGTTCCGAGATCGACGAAGCGAGCGCCGCGCCATGACTGCGCGAGATCAGGTCGAGCATCATGTCGATCGAAGCCGTGCCGCCCGCGCAGGTGATGCGCCGCGCGCCGATCTCGAATAGCTCTTCGCTCGCATTCACCGACGGGTAGCGCTCGCGGAATGCAGAGAGCGCTTCCCAATGCAGGGTCACGCTGTCGGTGGCGCGCAGCAGTCCCGCTTCGGCCAGGATGAACGCGCCTGTGTCGATGCCGCCGAGCGTCGCGTGGGTGTGGTCGAGCCGCCGGAGCCAGTCGCCGAGCGCGCGGCTGTAGCATGCAAGCGGATCGAAACCGGCGACGATAAAGACGGTTCGGACGTGATCGACATCGCCGAAGGCGGCTTCGGCGTTCATCGAAATGCCGTTGCTCGCGGCGACAGGCGCGCCGTCCACGCTCAGAATATGCCAGCGGTACAGGTTTTCGCGAAAGCGGTTGGCGACGCGCAGAGGCTCGATAGCCGACATGAAGCCGATGGCGGAAAAGCCCGGCAGCAGCAGAAACGAAATGTCTTCGGGCATCGCTCGATCTTCTGGATGTCAGGTTGGCCGGATTCGTCGAATCCGGCGAGCGTAGCAAGCGGCATGCAATGCGGCAAGCCGACAAAAAACCCTACGCGTATGGCGCAGCGCACCATCGCGCCGACGCATGCTGGTTTTCCCTCATGGTCGCGCGCAAGCAAGAACGGGTCGCTGATAGTCGATTTTGCCGGAATATGGATTTGTACCTTTAATGCACGTCGCGTCTTTCCAGAGTCGTCTCACTCGCCGCCCGTTACGCGGGCGTTCCAGAACATTACGAGCTGTGTCGAAGGGGATCGTCATGAAGTTGATCATCAAAGCCGTTTCCGCATGTCTTGCTGGCCTGCTGGCCGCACTGTCGCTGCCCGCGCTCGCGCAGGACCCGCCGAGCTGTCGCGCCGTCCATTTCGCGGATATTGGCTGGACCGACATCACGTCGACTACGGCGCTCGCGTCGACGGTCTTCGAAGGGCTCGGTTATCAGCCGGTGACGACGGTGGCATCCGTGCCGATCTCGTTTGCCGGGTTGAAGAGCAAGCAGCTGGACGTCTCGCTCGGGTACTGGTGGCCTGTACAGGAGAAAGCGCTTGCGCCGTTCGTCGACGCGAAGTCGATCAACGTCTTGCAGCCGCCCAATCTGACGGGTGCGCGAGCGACATTTGCGGTGCCCACTTACGAATACGACGCGGGACTGAAGACTTTCGCCGATATCGCGAAGCATCGTGCGGAACTCGACGGAAAGATCTATGGCATCGAGCCGGGCAGCAGCGCGAATGCCGCAATCCAGAAGATGATCGCGACCAATCAGTTCGGTCTGGGCGGATTCAAGCTGATCGAGTCGAGCGAGGCGGGCATGCTCGTGACCGTCGACCGCGCGGTGCGTGAAAAGAAATGGGTGGTCTTTCTCGGCTGGCAGCCGCATCCGATGAACATTCAGATTGATATGAAGTACCTGAGCGGGAGCGAAGGCGTATTCGGTCCGAACGATGGCGAAGCGCGTGTTTATACGCTGACGTCGCCGGATTTTCTGACGCGCTGCCCGAATGCTGGAAAGTTGGTGAGCAATCTTCGCTTTACCACGCAGCTCGAGAACGTCGTGATGCAGTCGGTGATGAACAAGGAGAAGCCCGCCGAAGCTGCTAAAGCGTATTTGAAAAAGAATCCGCAAGTACTCGACGAATGGCTCGCAGGCGTCAAGACGTATGACGGCAAGGATGGTTTGCCTGCCGTGAAGGCTTATCTCGGTCTTTGAGATCCGACATTCGAATACGGGAAGTACTTTTCCATTGCAACCAGTCAGATCCCACAGTTAACAGGAATTTCACGCATGAACCATGAAGTGATCGTGACCTGCGCTGTCACGGGTGCAGGCGACACCGTCGGCAGACATCCCGCCATTCCCGTCACGCCCAAACAGATCGCCGATGCCGCAATCGAAGCCGCAAAAGCAGGCGCAACCGTCGCGCATTGCCATGTGCGCGATCCGAAAACGGGACGCGGCAGCCGCGATCCGAATCTGTACCGCGAGGTCGTCGACCGTATTCGCTCCGCGGATACGGATGTCATCATCAATCTGACGGCTGGCATGGGCGGTGACCTGGAAATCGGTCCCGGCGAAGATCCGATGCGCTTCGGCGCGGGCACCGATCTGGTCGGCGGGTTGACGCGGCTTGCGCACGTCGAAGAGCTTTTACCGGAAATTTGCACGCTCGATTGCGGCACGCTCAACTTCGGCGACGGCGACTATATCTACGTATCGACGCCCGCTCAATTGCGGGCGGGTGCAAAGCGTATTCAGGAACTCGGCGTCAAGCCGGAACTGGAGATCTTCGATACGGGCCACCTGTGGTTCGCCAATCAATTGCTGAAAGAAGGTCTGCTCGATGCGCCGCCGATGTTTCAGCTGTGCCTCGGCATTCCATGGGGCGCGCCCGCCGATACGACGACCATGAAGGCTATGGTCGACAACCTGCCGGCCGGCGCGCAATGGGCGGGCTTCGGTATCGGCCGCATGCAGATGCCGATGGTCGCGCAGGCGATGCTGCTGGGCGGTCATGTGCGCGTGGGTCTTGAAGACAACATCTGGCTCGACAAGGGCGTGCCTGCGAGCAACGGCTCGCTCGTCACGCGCGCCGTTGAAATCATCGAACGGCTTGGCGGCCGCGCGCTGACACCTGCGGAGGGCCGCAAGAAACTCGGCCTGCGCGCACGCGGCGAACGGCTGCTCGAAAAGCGCGCCGCAGAACAGTTCGCATAGCAGTTGCAATAACGCTTTGAATCATTCGAGAGGATCATCGGCAATGGCAGTGATTACGGATATCAAGACTTTTGCAGCAATCGGCGCAGGCGTGATCGGTAGCGGCTGGGTGGCGCGCGCGCTCGCGCATGGGCTCGACGTCATTGCATGGGACCCCGCGCCGGGCGCGGAGAAGCAGTTGCGCGACAACGTCGCGAATGCGTGGCCCGCACTCGAACGTGTCGGACTCGCGGCGGGTGCTTCGCAGGAGCGCCTGCGTTTCGTGAAGACGATTGAAGCGTGCGTCGCGGATGCCGACTTCATTCAGGAAAGCGCGCCTGAGCGCGAGGAATTGAAGCTCGCGTTGCACGAGCAGATCAGCCGCGCGGCAAAGCCTGACGCGATCATCGCGTCGTCGACATCGGGCCTGCTGCCGACCGATTTCTATGCGCGTGCGCTGCACCCCGAGCGCTGCATTGTCGGGCATCCGTTCAACCCTGTGTATCTGTTGCCGCTTGTCGAAGTACTGGGCGGTGAACAAACCGCGCCGTCGACCATCGACGCCGCGATGAACATCTATCGTGCGCTCG from Paraburkholderia caribensis includes:
- a CDS encoding beta-keto acid cleavage family enzyme, whose product is MNHEVIVTCAVTGAGDTVGRHPAIPVTPKQIADAAIEAAKAGATVAHCHVRDPKTGRGSRDPNLYREVVDRIRSADTDVIINLTAGMGGDLEIGPGEDPMRFGAGTDLVGGLTRLAHVEELLPEICTLDCGTLNFGDGDYIYVSTPAQLRAGAKRIQELGVKPELEIFDTGHLWFANQLLKEGLLDAPPMFQLCLGIPWGAPADTTTMKAMVDNLPAGAQWAGFGIGRMQMPMVAQAMLLGGHVRVGLEDNIWLDKGVPASNGSLVTRAVEIIERLGGRALTPAEGRKKLGLRARGERLLEKRAAEQFA
- a CDS encoding L-carnitine dehydrogenase; its protein translation is MAVITDIKTFAAIGAGVIGSGWVARALAHGLDVIAWDPAPGAEKQLRDNVANAWPALERVGLAAGASQERLRFVKTIEACVADADFIQESAPEREELKLALHEQISRAAKPDAIIASSTSGLLPTDFYARALHPERCIVGHPFNPVYLLPLVEVLGGEQTAPSTIDAAMNIYRALDMRPLHVRKEVPGFIADRLLEALWREALHLVDEGVATTGEIDDAIRFGAGIRWSFMGTFLTYTLAGGDAGMRHFMQQFGPALELPWTKLAAPKLTDQLIDRVVDGTAEQVGPRSIKQLERYRDECITNVLSAIAETKARHGLRADE
- a CDS encoding porin gives rise to the protein MKKLNAAALTGVALALAGMSNTSHAQSSVTLYGIVDAGITWVNNTGGSHVVKFDDGISYGNRFGVKGTEDLGGGLQAVFVLESGFHLGNGQLGFGSALFGRQAYVGLKNQWGTISFGNQLDMTEEMVYLYNVSAWGSGYAIHQGDFDRFNGDRLPNSVKFLSNEFAGFMFGGMYSFGNVAGDFHQDSAWSVGAHYANGPFTMGAAYTQLNNPHGIYAFDPYAMLGVHTFLGQQTVTVDPATGARTDLFASNPFPVDKQGTFGVGTSYAIGDVTLMGNFTYTTIKGLGVTSHMKVGEGGASWQVTPAFSVVGGYQYTNFEGHHWNQGSLGAHYLLSKRTDVYISGDYLKASSGVDAVIGYSFTPSTTTTQADVRIGMRHSF
- a CDS encoding choline ABC transporter substrate-binding protein; protein product: MKLIIKAVSACLAGLLAALSLPALAQDPPSCRAVHFADIGWTDITSTTALASTVFEGLGYQPVTTVASVPISFAGLKSKQLDVSLGYWWPVQEKALAPFVDAKSINVLQPPNLTGARATFAVPTYEYDAGLKTFADIAKHRAELDGKIYGIEPGSSANAAIQKMIATNQFGLGGFKLIESSEAGMLVTVDRAVREKKWVVFLGWQPHPMNIQIDMKYLSGSEGVFGPNDGEARVYTLTSPDFLTRCPNAGKLVSNLRFTTQLENVVMQSVMNKEKPAEAAKAYLKKNPQVLDEWLAGVKTYDGKDGLPAVKAYLGL
- a CDS encoding GlxA family transcriptional regulator, with translation MPEDISFLLLPGFSAIGFMSAIEPLRVANRFRENLYRWHILSVDGAPVAASNGISMNAEAAFGDVDHVRTVFIVAGFDPLACYSRALGDWLRRLDHTHATLGGIDTGAFILAEAGLLRATDSVTLHWEALSAFRERYPSVNASEELFEIGARRITCAGGTASIDMMLDLISRSHGAALASSISEQFVVSRIRQRSDHQRMEIAARYGVHNRKLIQVIGVMEQNMEEPLAPADLAQEIGVTRRQLERLFCSSLKDTPTHFYLQLRLDRARELLRQTDMSITAICVACGFESPSHFSRTYRARFGTSPRSDRSPLRHGGGGNPNMPRESAVP